In Sphingomonas sp. Leaf357, a single genomic region encodes these proteins:
- a CDS encoding TonB-dependent receptor domain-containing protein, which produces MLKTRLLAATALAAGVAMFPAGAFAQSTSPTPDTSVTGQPVSADGEEAEEGTITVTGSRIRRPNLDSAIPVTSIAGDAVFQRGNTNIGEVLNDLPQLRSTFSQQNPGLGIGIAGLNLLDLRGLGTARTLVLVNGRRHVPADILNNAVSPDVNTIPNDLIERVDIVTGAQSSVYGSDAIAGVVNFILRRDYDGLQVRGQAGVTGKGFGGNQYVSAMAGKNFADGRGNITLHGEYSHQERVFGSDIDSFRQNDALGVVDVDTAGLPNGSDGFPDRIFIRDIRSASINRYGLVPITQSGSSALCGTGIGSTNGAPGIGSGSSVGTPYNCTYVFGQDGRLSPQTGTRYGQGIIGGITGGNGQTGREGQLLSVLPYQQRLNFNLLAHFKVSEAFEPFIEAKWNRVDTRGSNAGPSFIQGQFTQFDLRERTRLDNPFLNPADRATIANAILASGCNTSLSAACNVTGVASTFNRVAAFGAGTQGTAGPLNAADIAAINAGTYRFVTARQLADSGIRDEKFRRDTYRIVGGVRGGFNDDWNYEVSVNYGKFKEDTTTFGYLDRQRFMLSLDAGRNPVTGAIQCRAQFDPASAVGLAGTGGAARLANDIAACVPYNPFGGSDNSAASNYFSYNARNKASLSQFDVQGFVGGDLSQLFELPGGPIGFSLGGEYRREKASYTNDPFVDSGATNAVAIGQFNPPTFEVKEAFGEIRIPLLKNVPFFEELTLNGAGRVSDYKGAVGTVYTFNYGGEWAPVRDIRFRANYGKSVRAPNVSETGFPAVANFAPGFLDPCASGNIAANPNRAANCLADLGPTLLAGLPNNTYSLNIISGSNPNLQAETSNSLTIGAVVQPRFIPGLSLSVDYYNIKVNGVIVSLTAQAIANGCYDQPSLANPLCAVFTRYRGTGAGPLGEAPGQILGNSLVSAPVNFAKRVRRGIDVNFAYRTEIGSNVQFSTNLIYTHGLQSSNFENPSVPTFENRLLSELGDPKNEFRLDNDLTVGDVTFGYRLRYIGPMYVNAYEDFNALPAACTAAGCPPNNADYSDIRTYSRVFYNDLRFTWNLKDLGNFGKEFQFYLGVDNVLDKQPPLGSTGTGAGSSIYDIRGRNFYTGIRARF; this is translated from the coding sequence ATGTTGAAGACCCGCCTTTTGGCGGCCACCGCACTCGCGGCTGGCGTTGCCATGTTTCCTGCCGGCGCTTTCGCGCAGTCAACTTCGCCTACGCCGGACACTTCCGTAACCGGTCAGCCCGTCAGCGCTGACGGCGAGGAAGCCGAAGAGGGCACGATCACCGTTACCGGATCGCGCATCCGTCGTCCCAACCTCGATTCGGCAATTCCGGTTACATCGATCGCAGGCGACGCCGTTTTCCAGCGCGGCAACACCAACATCGGCGAGGTATTGAACGATCTCCCGCAGCTTCGTAGCACCTTCTCACAGCAGAATCCGGGCTTGGGCATCGGGATCGCGGGTTTGAACCTGCTCGATCTTCGTGGTCTAGGCACGGCGCGTACGCTGGTACTCGTAAACGGGCGCCGTCACGTTCCTGCCGACATTCTCAACAATGCGGTGTCGCCTGACGTCAATACGATCCCGAACGATCTGATCGAGCGGGTCGACATCGTGACCGGCGCGCAGTCCTCGGTTTACGGTTCCGATGCTATCGCAGGCGTCGTCAACTTCATCTTACGTCGTGACTACGATGGCCTGCAGGTTCGCGGCCAAGCGGGCGTTACGGGTAAGGGCTTTGGTGGCAACCAATATGTGTCGGCCATGGCCGGCAAGAATTTCGCCGACGGCCGGGGCAATATCACGCTGCACGGCGAATATTCTCACCAGGAACGCGTATTTGGCTCGGACATCGATTCTTTTCGCCAAAATGACGCTTTGGGCGTAGTCGATGTCGATACCGCCGGTTTGCCAAACGGCAGCGACGGTTTCCCCGACCGCATTTTCATCCGTGACATTCGCAGTGCCAGCATCAACCGCTATGGCCTCGTGCCGATCACGCAATCGGGTTCCTCAGCCCTGTGCGGTACCGGCATCGGTTCGACCAACGGCGCACCGGGCATCGGTTCCGGGTCTTCGGTCGGTACGCCTTACAACTGCACTTATGTATTCGGTCAGGATGGTCGCCTGTCGCCGCAAACCGGCACGCGCTACGGCCAGGGCATCATCGGCGGTATCACGGGCGGTAACGGCCAGACCGGTCGCGAAGGCCAGCTTTTGTCGGTTCTGCCGTATCAGCAGCGCCTGAACTTCAACCTTCTCGCGCATTTCAAGGTCAGCGAAGCCTTCGAGCCGTTCATCGAAGCCAAATGGAACCGCGTCGACACGCGCGGTTCGAACGCCGGTCCCTCGTTCATCCAGGGCCAGTTCACCCAATTCGATTTGCGCGAGCGCACCCGTCTCGACAACCCATTCCTGAACCCTGCAGACCGCGCGACGATCGCAAACGCGATCCTGGCATCGGGTTGCAACACCAGCTTGTCGGCGGCATGCAACGTCACCGGCGTTGCCAGCACCTTCAACCGTGTGGCTGCATTCGGAGCCGGCACGCAAGGTACGGCGGGGCCACTCAACGCCGCCGATATCGCGGCGATCAACGCCGGCACTTACCGGTTCGTGACGGCGCGTCAGTTGGCTGACTCGGGCATCCGTGACGAAAAGTTCCGTCGCGATACCTATCGCATCGTCGGCGGTGTCCGCGGTGGGTTCAATGATGACTGGAACTACGAAGTTTCGGTGAACTACGGCAAGTTCAAGGAAGACACGACTACGTTCGGGTATCTCGATCGTCAGCGGTTCATGCTGTCGCTCGACGCCGGACGCAATCCGGTCACCGGTGCGATCCAATGTCGTGCACAGTTCGATCCCGCTTCGGCCGTCGGTTTGGCCGGCACGGGCGGCGCGGCTCGCCTCGCCAACGACATCGCAGCATGCGTGCCTTACAACCCGTTCGGCGGTTCCGATAACAGCGCGGCGTCGAACTATTTCAGCTACAATGCCCGTAACAAGGCAAGCCTTTCCCAGTTCGACGTGCAAGGCTTCGTTGGTGGCGACCTGAGCCAGTTGTTCGAACTGCCGGGCGGTCCAATCGGCTTCTCTCTCGGTGGCGAATATCGCCGTGAAAAGGCGAGCTACACGAACGATCCGTTCGTCGATAGCGGTGCGACCAACGCAGTTGCCATCGGCCAGTTCAACCCGCCGACGTTCGAAGTGAAGGAAGCATTCGGCGAAATCCGTATTCCTCTGCTCAAGAACGTTCCGTTCTTCGAAGAGTTGACTTTGAACGGTGCCGGCCGCGTTTCCGACTATAAGGGTGCGGTTGGAACGGTTTATACGTTCAACTATGGTGGTGAATGGGCGCCGGTGCGCGATATTCGCTTCCGCGCAAATTATGGTAAGTCGGTTCGCGCTCCAAACGTCTCGGAGACGGGCTTCCCGGCGGTTGCGAACTTCGCGCCTGGCTTCCTCGATCCCTGCGCTTCGGGCAACATCGCCGCCAACCCGAACCGTGCTGCAAACTGCCTCGCGGATCTTGGCCCGACGCTGCTGGCCGGCCTGCCGAACAACACGTATTCGCTGAACATCATCAGCGGCAGCAATCCAAACTTGCAGGCTGAGACGTCCAACTCGCTCACCATCGGTGCGGTCGTGCAGCCGCGCTTCATCCCTGGGTTGTCGCTGAGCGTCGATTACTACAACATCAAGGTGAACGGCGTCATCGTCTCGTTGACGGCACAGGCGATTGCCAATGGTTGCTATGACCAGCCAAGCCTGGCCAACCCGCTGTGCGCAGTCTTCACGCGTTACCGCGGCACCGGTGCTGGTCCTCTGGGCGAGGCACCCGGCCAGATTCTCGGCAACTCGCTGGTTTCGGCACCTGTGAACTTCGCCAAGCGCGTTCGTCGCGGTATCGACGTAAACTTTGCCTATCGCACGGAGATCGGCAGCAACGTGCAGTTCAGCACCAACCTGATCTACACGCATGGTTTGCAGTCGAGCAACTTCGAGAATCCATCGGTTCCCACGTTCGAAAACCGACTGCTGAGCGAACTCGGCGATCCTAAGAACGAATTCCGCCTGGACAATGATTTGACTGTCGGAGATGTTACGTTCGGTTACCGCCTGCGGTACATCGGCCCGATGTATGTAAACGCATACGAGGACTTCAACGCACTGCCAGCAGCCTGCACCGCCGCCGGTTGCCCGCCGAATAACGCGGACTATTCCGACATCCGCACCTACTCGCGGGTGTTCTACAACGATCTGCGTTTCACCTGGAACCTGAAGGATCTTGGAAACTTCGGTAAGGAGTTCCAGTTTTACCTGGGCGTCGACAACGTGCTGGACAAGCAACCGCCCTTGGGAAGCACTGGCACCGGTGCAGGCAGTTCGATCTACGACATCCGTGGCCGTAACTTCTACACTGGCATTCGCGCACGGTTCTAA
- a CDS encoding acetyl-CoA C-acetyltransferase — translation MDIVITAAKRTPVGSFLGAFAATPAHELGRIAIEAALAQAGVAGEDVSEVIMGQVLAAAQGQNPARQASMAAGVPKEVPAWGVNQVCGSGLRAVALAAQAIQSGDATIVVAGGQESMSLSAHAQHLRGGTKMGNVAMVDTMISDGLTDVFNHYHMGITAENLAEQYQITRGQQDEFSVRSQNLASAARASGRFVDEIAEVTIKGRKGDTIVAQDEYIRDGATLDSVSGLKPAFKKDGSVTAANSSGLNDGAAALVIMSREEAERRGSPILATIRSWASAGVDPSIMGIGPVPATRRALDKAGWTIGDLDLIEANEAFAAQALSVGKELGWDADKVNVNGGAIAIGHPIGASGARVLTTLIYEMQKRDAKRGLATLCIGGGMGIAMCLER, via the coding sequence ATGGACATCGTCATCACCGCCGCCAAGCGCACGCCCGTCGGCAGCTTCCTGGGTGCGTTCGCCGCCACGCCTGCGCACGAACTCGGCCGGATCGCGATCGAGGCGGCGCTGGCGCAGGCCGGTGTCGCGGGCGAGGACGTGTCCGAGGTGATCATGGGCCAGGTGCTGGCCGCCGCGCAGGGCCAGAATCCCGCGCGCCAGGCATCGATGGCGGCCGGCGTGCCGAAGGAGGTGCCGGCCTGGGGCGTCAACCAGGTGTGCGGATCGGGCCTGCGCGCGGTGGCGCTGGCGGCGCAGGCGATCCAGTCCGGCGACGCGACGATCGTGGTGGCGGGCGGACAGGAGAGCATGTCGCTCTCGGCGCATGCGCAGCACCTGCGCGGCGGCACCAAGATGGGCAATGTCGCGATGGTCGACACGATGATCAGCGACGGGCTGACCGACGTGTTCAACCATTATCACATGGGCATCACCGCCGAGAACCTGGCCGAGCAATATCAGATCACGCGCGGGCAGCAGGACGAATTCTCGGTCCGCTCGCAGAACCTCGCCTCCGCCGCGCGCGCGTCCGGGCGCTTCGTGGACGAGATCGCCGAAGTGACGATCAAGGGCCGCAAGGGCGATACGATCGTGGCGCAGGACGAATATATCCGCGACGGCGCGACGCTCGACAGCGTGTCCGGCCTGAAGCCCGCCTTCAAGAAGGACGGCAGCGTGACCGCCGCCAATTCGAGCGGCCTGAACGACGGCGCCGCGGCGCTGGTGATCATGAGCCGCGAGGAAGCCGAACGGCGCGGATCGCCGATCCTGGCGACGATCAGGAGCTGGGCCTCGGCCGGCGTCGACCCCTCGATCATGGGCATCGGCCCCGTCCCCGCCACCCGCCGCGCGCTCGACAAGGCCGGCTGGACGATAGGCGATCTCGACCTGATCGAAGCGAACGAAGCGTTCGCGGCGCAGGCGCTGTCGGTCGGCAAGGAACTCGGCTGGGATGCGGACAAGGTGAACGTCAACGGCGGCGCGATCGCCATCGGCCACCCGATCGGCGCGAGCGGCGCGCGCGTGCTGACGACCCTGATCTACGAGATGCAGAAGCGCGACGCGAAGAGGGGCCTGGCGACGCTGTGCATCGGCGGCGGGATGGGCATCGCGATGTGTCTGGAACGGTGA
- a CDS encoding alpha/beta fold hydrolase, whose protein sequence is MLRSETAASPERRAAALAGLRAYQEAPRGRARKPAPARHRKGRARLRDYGVKGDGKRPVVFVPSLINPPFILDLAPDVSLLRWIAAQGFHPYLLDWGTPGPKDRAMDVTGHVETLLLPLIAKLDEPPVLAGYCLGGTMTLAAACSVPLAGLALIAAPWTFDGFGERARADMAELWAAAKPACAAMGLVPMEVLQSGFWRLDPARTIAKYEAFAGMDAGSREAALFVAMEDWANAGVPLTYAAGAQLFEDFIAGNLTGRGGWRVGDATVDPAALPCPAIDFVSMSDRIVPAASAADLPDRRDLGAGHVGMIVGRGGRSQLWEPLAHWISALPRTR, encoded by the coding sequence ATGCTGCGCAGCGAAACCGCAGCATCGCCCGAGCGGCGGGCGGCGGCGCTGGCGGGCTTGCGCGCCTATCAGGAGGCGCCGCGCGGGCGGGCGCGCAAGCCCGCGCCGGCACGCCATCGCAAGGGCCGGGCGCGGCTGCGCGATTACGGCGTGAAGGGAGACGGCAAGCGCCCGGTGGTATTCGTGCCGTCGCTGATCAACCCGCCCTTCATCCTCGATCTCGCGCCCGACGTGTCCCTGCTGCGTTGGATCGCGGCGCAGGGCTTTCATCCGTATCTGCTCGACTGGGGTACGCCGGGCCCGAAGGATCGCGCCATGGACGTGACGGGGCATGTCGAGACACTGTTGCTGCCGCTGATCGCCAAGCTGGACGAGCCGCCGGTGCTGGCGGGATACTGTCTTGGCGGCACGATGACACTGGCGGCGGCCTGTTCGGTGCCGCTGGCCGGGCTGGCGCTGATCGCGGCACCGTGGACGTTCGACGGGTTCGGCGAGCGGGCGCGCGCCGATATGGCGGAGCTGTGGGCGGCGGCGAAACCGGCCTGCGCGGCGATGGGGCTGGTGCCGATGGAGGTGCTGCAATCCGGTTTCTGGCGGCTCGACCCCGCGCGCACGATCGCCAAATACGAGGCGTTCGCCGGGATGGACGCGGGCAGCCGAGAGGCGGCCCTGTTCGTGGCGATGGAGGATTGGGCCAATGCCGGCGTGCCGCTGACCTATGCCGCCGGCGCGCAATTGTTCGAGGATTTCATCGCCGGCAACCTGACCGGCCGCGGCGGGTGGCGTGTCGGCGATGCGACGGTCGACCCCGCGGCGCTGCCGTGCCCGGCGATCGACTTCGTCTCGATGAGCGACCGCATCGTGCCCGCCGCCAGCGCGGCCGACCTGCCCGACCGGCGCGATCTCGGCGCGGGGCATGTCGGTATGATCGTCGGGCGTGGCGGCAGGAGCCAGCTTTGGGAACCCCTGGCGCACTGGATTAGCGCGCTGCCCCGGACTAGATAG